From the Elusimicrobiota bacterium genome, one window contains:
- the pilO gene encoding type 4a pilus biogenesis protein PilO produces MKKLNNQEKAVIGVLIIAGFWVYWKYLYKPITSEITKLQEELSQKQSQLEATRQAAQELEVLQAEFKILEIEAREMEKKLPKSKELPKLIRDITRSLEKYRLSVQSFVPGKEMPKPYFSEIPITLQLTGSYHNLANFLAEIGQYERVINTYDVVLTPKVPSKESPDSMSASLKLVTYMAK; encoded by the coding sequence ATGAAAAAATTAAATAATCAAGAAAAAGCTGTTATAGGAGTTCTGATTATTGCCGGTTTTTGGGTATATTGGAAGTATCTTTATAAACCCATAACAAGCGAGATTACCAAATTGCAGGAAGAGCTATCACAAAAACAATCGCAACTTGAAGCAACCCGTCAAGCAGCACAGGAACTGGAAGTTCTACAAGCTGAGTTTAAGATTCTTGAAATTGAGGCACGGGAAATGGAGAAAAAACTTCCGAAATCAAAAGAACTTCCAAAACTTATCAGAGACATAACGAGAAGTTTGGAAAAATATAGATTGAGTGTACAGAGTTTTGTTCCTGGCAAAGAAATGCCAAAACCTTATTTTTCTGAAATACCGATAACGTTACAATTAACAGGAAGTTATCATAATCTTGCTAATTTTCTTGCCGAGATAGGGCAATATGAACGTGTAATAAATACATATGATGTTGTTTTAACTCCTAAGGTGCCGTCTAAGGAATCTCCGGATTCCATGTCTGCATCTTTGAAGCTCGTAACATATATGGCTAAATAG
- a CDS encoding glycosyltransferase family 4 protein — translation MKPKVCMLIPSLFSVIGGAEKQCWLLSKELVKKEVEVIILTQKEKKSPFTEIRDGIKIYYLPGLSLPFFPSFGLFCSTLIFLFLNSDKYDIIHVHMATSLSLTAVFAKYGLRKKIILKMGASGRYGEISTSSKGFWRRFKLYCIKKGFDYFIAISKDITKELEEEGFWSNKIVHIPNGVDTEYFYPVKQKEKELIKQKEKLAGKKIFIFSGRFTPQKNLLFLLKTWKEHKVQVKESVLFLVGEGEEEKKLRLFIENEKIRDVFFIKSTSQIRDYYRFSDIFVLPSLAEGISNSLLEAMASGLIVIASKIPANEEIIQNGTNGILVNIDNTKEFSSLLTKVSIHIDSYSKIGITARQTVEARFSISQVTSRYYQLYKKVLDKN, via the coding sequence ATGAAACCAAAAGTATGTATGTTAATTCCCAGTTTGTTTTCAGTAATTGGCGGAGCAGAAAAGCAATGCTGGCTGCTTTCAAAAGAACTTGTTAAAAAGGAAGTAGAGGTTATTATATTAACACAGAAAGAAAAAAAATCACCGTTTACAGAAATAAGGGACGGAATAAAGATATATTATTTGCCCGGATTATCTCTTCCATTTTTCCCGTCTTTTGGTTTATTTTGTTCTACCTTGATATTTCTTTTTTTAAATTCCGACAAATACGATATAATACATGTACACATGGCTACTTCTTTGTCATTAACAGCAGTTTTTGCAAAATATGGACTAAGAAAAAAAATAATATTAAAAATGGGTGCAAGCGGAAGATACGGAGAAATATCTACTTCTTCAAAAGGATTTTGGCGCCGTTTTAAATTGTATTGTATTAAAAAAGGTTTTGATTATTTTATAGCTATTTCTAAAGATATAACTAAGGAATTAGAAGAAGAGGGATTCTGGTCTAATAAAATAGTTCATATTCCAAATGGTGTAGATACGGAATATTTTTATCCTGTTAAACAAAAAGAAAAGGAATTAATTAAACAAAAAGAAAAATTAGCCGGTAAAAAAATATTCATTTTTTCCGGGCGTTTTACTCCACAAAAAAATCTTCTGTTTCTTTTAAAAACGTGGAAAGAACACAAAGTTCAGGTAAAAGAATCAGTACTTTTTTTAGTAGGAGAGGGTGAAGAAGAAAAGAAGCTCAGGTTATTTATAGAGAATGAAAAAATTAGAGATGTTTTTTTTATAAAATCGACATCTCAAATACGGGATTATTATAGATTTAGCGATATTTTTGTTTTGCCTTCACTCGCAGAAGGTATTTCCAACTCCCTTCTTGAGGCTATGGCATCCGGACTTATTGTAATTGCAAGCAAAATACCCGCAAACGAGGAAATAATCCAGAATGGAACCAATGGAATTCTCGTTAATATTGATAATACGAAAGAATTTAGTTCTTTACTTACAAAGGTGAGCATTCATATTGATTCATATTCAAAAATAGGAATTACTGCACGACAGACAGTAGAAGCTAGATTTTCAATCAGCCAGGTTACCAGCCGATATTACCAACTCTATAAGAAAGTACTTGACAAAAATTAA
- the pilQ gene encoding type IV pilus secretin PilQ: MQIKSKLLNLAAKFSIFCVACFMLVITASFASEVKDITVKSDVNSDTISIFVSSKTKYNVIRLTEPNRLIIELNNCEYTTDKKELKLDSQFIKEIRGGQYKETPVKKVRIVAELSKSISYSTKSTNDEITISIVKAKQAVKPRLKVKKTASAVTANKPPAANAPEKTEEPKVGAEGTVNTSTETVATPPVAAETQEAETKKSPQSSATIKKSQVVKEKQPVQNKKVFNTAQRMKTSEFSRDLVTLDFNDADIKDVLQILAVKTGMNIICSDDVSGSLTLHLEKVPFNEAMNIILQMKGLVLQQVGTNVLRIMTPATLTKERADSVQVTQVFRLSYAKASDIGAKIIAIINAEGQKLSIQNDERTNSIIVTSTPEGLLATSALIGKLDVRPEQVVIEAKIVEITVGDTKDLGIEWNLAAGNVGGGDKAGIGTSVGNAVDYGATPDGMREPTGPLGGGVGVAAPAQSTVGAFTFGYLKSDLLLTARLSAAESKGKAKILSQPRIATLNNLEAKIVVGGQIPYTQTSIAAGGVSTQSTAFMTVGIQLTVTPTINADGRITMKVKPTVSNVTRISAIGPETTTKEAETTVLVKDGETVVIGGLITDSERKDASQIPILGDLPVLGYFFKNYHNDNQKTELMIFVTPYIMKQ, from the coding sequence ATGCAGATAAAAAGTAAACTATTAAATTTAGCAGCTAAATTTTCAATTTTTTGTGTCGCGTGTTTTATGCTTGTTATTACTGCTTCTTTTGCTTCAGAAGTTAAAGATATTACTGTAAAATCTGATGTAAATAGTGACACGATTTCAATTTTTGTTTCTTCAAAGACAAAATATAACGTAATTCGTTTAACAGAACCTAATCGTTTGATTATAGAACTGAATAATTGTGAATATACAACTGATAAGAAAGAATTAAAATTAGATTCACAGTTTATAAAAGAAATACGAGGCGGACAATATAAAGAAACACCTGTTAAAAAAGTAAGAATCGTAGCAGAATTGAGTAAATCTATTAGTTATTCAACAAAATCAACAAATGACGAGATAACCATAAGTATCGTTAAAGCAAAACAAGCGGTAAAACCACGATTAAAAGTTAAAAAGACTGCATCTGCTGTTACTGCGAATAAACCGCCGGCTGCTAATGCTCCTGAAAAAACAGAAGAACCAAAAGTGGGTGCAGAAGGTACTGTTAATACATCTACCGAAACAGTTGCTACTCCGCCCGTAGCAGCAGAAACACAAGAAGCAGAAACAAAGAAAAGCCCTCAATCCAGTGCTACAATCAAAAAATCTCAGGTAGTAAAAGAAAAGCAGCCGGTTCAAAATAAAAAGGTATTCAATACAGCACAACGAATGAAAACTAGTGAGTTTTCAAGAGATCTTGTAACGCTTGATTTTAATGATGCAGATATAAAAGATGTTCTTCAGATATTAGCTGTAAAAACAGGTATGAACATAATTTGTAGTGACGATGTATCTGGTTCACTTACACTTCATCTCGAAAAAGTTCCTTTTAATGAAGCGATGAATATCATACTTCAGATGAAAGGATTGGTTCTTCAACAGGTCGGAACAAATGTGCTTCGTATTATGACACCTGCCACGCTTACCAAAGAAAGAGCGGATTCGGTACAAGTAACGCAAGTTTTCAGGTTAAGTTATGCAAAAGCTTCAGACATAGGTGCTAAAATTATCGCTATTATTAATGCTGAAGGACAAAAATTAAGTATACAAAACGATGAAAGAACAAATAGTATAATAGTCACCTCAACACCGGAAGGGCTTTTAGCGACTTCTGCTCTAATAGGTAAATTAGATGTAAGACCTGAACAAGTTGTAATTGAAGCAAAAATTGTTGAAATAACCGTAGGAGATACCAAGGATTTAGGTATTGAGTGGAACCTGGCAGCTGGAAATGTTGGCGGTGGTGATAAAGCGGGTATAGGTACTTCAGTAGGAAATGCTGTTGATTACGGTGCCACACCGGATGGTATGAGGGAACCAACAGGACCGCTTGGCGGAGGTGTCGGTGTTGCTGCGCCCGCACAGAGTACAGTTGGTGCATTTACTTTTGGATACTTGAAAAGCGATTTACTTTTGACAGCGCGGTTATCAGCAGCAGAATCAAAAGGAAAAGCAAAAATACTTTCACAACCAAGAATTGCTACTCTTAATAATTTAGAAGCAAAAATCGTTGTTGGTGGTCAAATACCGTATACACAAACATCAATAGCAGCAGGAGGTGTTTCAACCCAATCAACTGCTTTTATGACTGTTGGTATTCAGCTTACAGTTACACCTACGATTAATGCTGATGGCAGAATAACAATGAAAGTAAAACCTACTGTTTCTAATGTAACAAGGATTTCAGCAATTGGTCCTGAAACTACAACAAAAGAAGCAGAAACGACAGTATTAGTTAAAGATGGTGAAACTGTTGTTATTGGCGGTTTGATAACTGACAGCGAGAGAAAAGATGCATCCCAGATACCGATTCTCGGTGATTTGCCGGTTTTGGGTTATTTTTTCAAGAATTATCATAATGACAATCAAAAAACCGAACTTATGATATTTGTGACTCCGTACATAATGAAACAATAA
- a CDS encoding YfhO family protein — protein MKKRIFLFMILIILFFNGIIFTDKIYFFRDILNLFMPYRLFAAENIQNGILPVWNPYTFFGQPFLANPETSLFYPFTILFYIFKFVAAYKIFVVLHFFLALIFFYLLVRFLKAKNSYAIIASVCWAFGGYFTARVEFISILGAAIWLPVVLMFLVKNKKVLLGLVLSFQLFAGHPQVLFYSVIFLIFFLNKKRIFMLIYSLVFVLLLSAIQLIPFTEYISNSNRSKGLTYEEASSVSVKPYEIFRNLLPQKKIDITGNYWLKSFYVGIIPLILIFLYFLNSDKKLILPFLVIIILALGRNTPVYWLLYKYFMPFSRIRYPAAIMFLFTFVLCLMVSQVNFTNTIKSKMNIIKINKYLVLITIFTLLDLYFNFLKLNPDISSKYMNIKTENMEKLQNISNGKKYLVLSDAYSTNKNYYDFINTLPTNINIPYHIYNASGYDPLTTKGMDEFIEKMEKNLNAEHLARHDIRYVITNRNMGFNWKKITKNLFENKISIAKNKVFIPHTYNPKYIYFLIGLCTTMFSIMILVLNPYFVPEEQKI, from the coding sequence ATGAAAAAACGCATATTTTTATTTATGATTTTAATAATATTGTTTTTTAATGGTATTATATTTACAGATAAGATATATTTTTTCAGAGATATCTTAAATCTTTTTATGCCATACAGATTGTTCGCTGCGGAAAATATCCAAAATGGTATATTGCCGGTTTGGAATCCATACACTTTTTTCGGGCAACCTTTTTTGGCAAATCCGGAGACATCGCTTTTTTATCCTTTTACAATATTGTTTTATATTTTTAAATTTGTGGCTGCATATAAAATATTTGTTGTTTTACATTTTTTTCTTGCATTAATATTTTTTTATTTATTAGTCAGGTTTTTAAAAGCCAAAAATTCTTATGCAATAATTGCTTCAGTATGCTGGGCATTTGGCGGATATTTTACTGCACGTGTTGAATTTATAAGCATTTTGGGAGCAGCAATATGGCTTCCGGTAGTCTTAATGTTTTTAGTAAAAAATAAAAAAGTATTATTAGGACTAGTATTATCTTTTCAGTTGTTTGCAGGGCATCCGCAAGTTTTATTTTATTCAGTAATATTTCTGATTTTCTTTTTAAACAAAAAACGGATATTTATGTTAATATATTCACTTGTTTTTGTTCTTCTTTTATCAGCTATTCAGTTAATTCCATTTACAGAATATATTAGTAATTCTAACAGGTCAAAAGGACTCACATATGAAGAAGCTTCCAGTGTTTCGGTTAAACCTTATGAAATATTCAGGAATCTCCTGCCGCAAAAAAAAATTGATATAACCGGGAATTACTGGTTAAAATCTTTTTATGTTGGAATTATTCCTCTGATTTTAATATTTCTTTATTTTTTGAATAGTGATAAAAAATTAATTTTACCCTTTTTGGTTATAATAATTCTGGCTTTAGGACGAAACACTCCAGTATATTGGTTGCTTTATAAGTATTTTATGCCGTTTTCCAGAATTCGTTACCCTGCTGCTATAATGTTTCTTTTTACATTTGTATTGTGTCTTATGGTTTCACAGGTAAATTTCACTAATACTATTAAAAGTAAAATGAACATTATTAAAATTAACAAATATCTGGTATTAATTACAATTTTTACTTTACTTGATTTGTATTTCAATTTTCTTAAATTGAATCCGGATATATCTTCTAAATATATGAATATAAAGACAGAAAATATGGAAAAATTACAAAATATTTCTAACGGCAAAAAATATCTTGTATTATCAGATGCTTACTCAACTAATAAAAATTACTATGATTTTATAAATACTTTGCCGACAAACATAAATATTCCGTATCATATATATAACGCAAGCGGTTACGATCCGTTAACCACAAAGGGAATGGATGAATTTATAGAAAAAATGGAAAAAAACTTAAATGCAGAACATCTTGCAAGACATGATATTAGATATGTAATAACAAATAGGAATATGGGTTTTAATTGGAAGAAAATAACTAAAAATCTTTTTGAAAATAAGATTTCGATTGCGAAAAATAAGGTATTTATACCACATACTTATAATCCCAAATATATCTATTTTTTAATAGGATTATGCACAACAATGTTTAGTATAATGATTTTAGTTTTAAATCCATATTTTGTGCCAGAAGAGCAGAAAATATAG
- a CDS encoding tetratricopeptide repeat protein has translation MSTNEDVINHIKQGEIYKKENNLNSAISEYQKALKIEPENTEVLLKLGQIYEIKGDREKETAFYILAQNTYQKVLTKEPNNPEAHNSIISLGIKQSRIDELVKQYKEKLKKDPDNQILLDSVKRLTTISLVSIPPNVKGGSEKKGCAKIFLDYIFPFVGIIPLLLGTMIPKLKMLQSLGILILIIYLIYKFLTAKKPSKSKQW, from the coding sequence ATGTCCACTAATGAAGATGTTATCAATCACATAAAACAAGGGGAAATTTATAAGAAGGAAAATAATCTTAATTCTGCAATTTCGGAATACCAAAAAGCGCTAAAAATAGAACCGGAAAACACTGAAGTACTTCTTAAACTTGGCCAAATCTACGAAATTAAAGGTGACAGAGAGAAAGAAACTGCTTTTTATATTCTTGCACAAAATACCTACCAAAAAGTATTAACAAAAGAACCAAATAATCCGGAAGCACATAATTCAATAATATCTCTTGGTATTAAGCAATCCCGTATTGATGAACTTGTAAAACAATATAAAGAAAAACTTAAAAAAGACCCCGACAATCAGATACTCCTTGATTCTGTAAAAAGGTTAACAACTATTTCACTTGTTAGTATTCCGCCAAACGTGAAAGGCGGGAGTGAGAAAAAAGGTTGTGCGAAAATATTTCTTGATTATATTTTTCCTTTTGTAGGAATAATTCCTTTGCTTTTGGGGACAATGATACCCAAGTTAAAAATGTTACAGTCACTCGGAATATTAATATTGATTATCTACCTTATCTATAAATTTTTAACCGCCAAAAAGCCATCCAAGAGCAAACAGTGGTAA
- a CDS encoding O-antigen ligase family protein — translation MVIKSFLTIILIISPLFHASWDLWAQTIIHLLTLITFLILIFSKKEVKLPSNTSLYFPLFLFLFFCLISVFNSINIYESKNGFLNILNYMAIFYLARSVDKKYILIPVLISGIFLSFYGFYQKIFFGGNISSLMNNPNIFAGYLVGIICLNMGFAFSRENKQIFVCNNMNIICKKNIHIGLVFILIVALLLTGSVSAFLSLIFGIMVYWYLKIIYIPKKYIFLAGIIFLCFFIIKILEPESFNRVLWWLAAVKMILSKPITGIGIGAFADAYQKYKLSGLNSTYAHNYFLQIAAEVGIIGFSMFVWFFLKLFKQKRTIENIPFFIAIVTMLFHGLFDYALLISANALFFWVLLGFVSKNDEKSIIPISGNQEIILKWISCFVIIAILCLSINIFLGNRETAIGKYHFDKKEYGVAQMHLEKALQYDNNNSQTYYYLSSVYQQYYEISQYQTYLDEAEIELKKAIKLQKNNSQFYFDLYNIYYRKGDIKNALYWMKKAYKSSPIPFYNEKNYYNMLKRIY, via the coding sequence GTGGTAATTAAATCGTTTTTAACTATAATTTTGATTATTTCACCGTTATTTCACGCCTCATGGGATTTGTGGGCTCAAACTATAATTCATCTTCTAACACTTATCACATTTTTGATTTTAATATTTTCAAAAAAAGAAGTTAAACTGCCTTCTAATACTTCTCTCTATTTTCCATTATTTCTATTTTTATTTTTCTGCCTAATATCAGTTTTTAATTCAATAAATATTTATGAATCAAAGAATGGATTTCTTAATATTTTAAATTATATGGCAATATTTTATTTAGCGAGAAGTGTCGATAAAAAATATATTTTGATACCAGTTTTGATAAGTGGAATATTTTTATCTTTTTATGGATTTTATCAGAAAATCTTCTTTGGCGGGAACATATCTTCTCTTATGAATAATCCAAATATATTTGCTGGATATCTAGTAGGAATTATATGTCTAAACATGGGTTTTGCTTTTTCAAGAGAAAATAAGCAAATATTTGTCTGTAATAATATGAATATTATTTGTAAGAAAAATATTCATATTGGTTTAGTGTTTATTTTGATAGTAGCTCTTTTGTTAACAGGTTCAGTTTCTGCCTTTCTATCATTGATTTTTGGAATTATGGTTTATTGGTATCTTAAAATAATTTATATACCTAAGAAATATATCTTTTTAGCAGGTATAATATTTCTATGTTTTTTTATAATAAAAATTCTTGAACCCGAATCTTTTAATCGCGTTTTATGGTGGTTAGCAGCAGTAAAGATGATATTATCAAAACCAATTACAGGTATTGGTATAGGAGCATTTGCAGATGCGTATCAGAAATATAAATTGAGTGGTCTTAATTCAACTTATGCACATAACTATTTTTTACAGATTGCCGCAGAAGTCGGAATTATCGGGTTTTCTATGTTTGTGTGGTTTTTTTTGAAATTGTTCAAACAAAAAAGAACAATAGAAAATATTCCGTTTTTTATAGCAATTGTTACAATGTTATTTCATGGGCTTTTTGATTATGCTTTATTAATTTCTGCAAATGCTCTTTTCTTTTGGGTATTGCTGGGGTTTGTATCAAAGAACGATGAAAAATCTATTATTCCAATTTCAGGAAACCAAGAAATAATTTTAAAATGGATTTCTTGTTTTGTAATTATAGCGATACTATGCTTATCTATAAATATATTTTTGGGAAATAGAGAGACCGCAATAGGAAAGTACCATTTTGACAAAAAGGAATATGGTGTTGCACAAATGCATTTAGAAAAAGCATTACAATATGATAATAATAATTCTCAAACATATTATTATCTATCAAGCGTTTATCAGCAATATTATGAAATTAGTCAATATCAAACATATTTAGATGAAGCAGAAATTGAATTGAAAAAAGCAATAAAATTACAGAAAAACAACAGTCAGTTTTATTTTGATTTATACAATATTTATTATAGAAAGGGTGATATAAAAAATGCACTTTATTGGATGAAAAAGGCATACAAATCATCGCCAATTCCTTTTTATAATGAAAAAAATTATTATAATATGCTAAAAAGAATATATTAA
- a CDS encoding PilN domain-containing protein, with protein MTKINLIPKEAIIKEDYPELTILAVSCIALLIIVLGYSYTLKVKKRIALKREIEAVQNELAQLQTTIDQIARLKAQKDALNTKKTALEGLIKTRLVYPILMEDVVKILPAGTWLLNLNTKTGDPSTLLTFNATAYDNYIIADLLQALEDSQIFKNPEISGITSAASDKGASLKQFSINVNYINQEWK; from the coding sequence ATGACGAAAATAAATTTAATTCCCAAAGAAGCTATAATAAAGGAAGACTATCCTGAATTAACAATTTTGGCGGTATCCTGTATAGCTTTATTAATAATTGTCCTAGGATATAGTTATACTTTAAAAGTAAAGAAACGAATTGCACTTAAGAGAGAAATTGAAGCAGTACAAAATGAACTTGCACAACTGCAAACTACTATTGACCAGATTGCGCGGTTAAAAGCACAAAAAGATGCGCTTAATACCAAAAAAACCGCTCTTGAGGGACTTATTAAAACACGGCTTGTTTATCCTATATTAATGGAAGATGTTGTAAAAATACTACCTGCAGGAACATGGCTCCTAAATCTTAATACAAAAACCGGAGATCCATCAACATTATTGACTTTTAATGCGACTGCTTATGATAATTATATTATTGCGGATTTATTACAGGCATTGGAAGACTCACAAATATTTAAGAATCCTGAAATAAGCGGAATAACATCAGCAGCCAGTGACAAAGGAGCTAGTTTAAAGCAGTTTTCAATAAATGTAAACTATATTAATCAGGAATGGAAGTAA
- a CDS encoding O-antigen ligase family protein, with translation MPILLFFIFTFISTFTTLYLNSTITVVIMLISFCLLFYLAVSVYDEEYQQYVYYSLIFVSFVLSFIVIVQSCLGKTPKATFPNPNLVAGYIVCAAVLIFSFLIYSDKTFKIKIVYLAFFLFFLYGAILTNSRGGLFSLFCGIFITILLKYKKWGIIISAVIVLSIFILLPKKTVVNTMKIDGSDEYSLKRPEIWMAAINMIKENPLSGSGPGNFEILFNKYNFPVDSIRSIARYGKSTRFAHNEFLQIAVEGGIFVFAAYIFILIVIFKNATVKTAALTAVLACLLGHSLVDFNLHLPATAIVFIFLTANVLYDKSGNNFNLKAGYGKYIKVFFAVLFIFNLFNYYFKPFDAEKYKNKLDKLTDKESIKAVDIYKKIIRYSPNDFEYRRLVGEMFYLNNDRIDAIENLKRAIELNPNNPFAIMSLAKIYYDANEFSKADFYLKKVIQIEPNYLIARYFLAKTSEKKDDNNSALSEYKNIISINKYFKDINSPSGYDKTLISIDMAEVYNSLGFLYMKIGRFNDAIANYNMSIGINSSNSDTYSNIASFYYLQKNYDLALKYANLAVHYDDKEPIHLKNLILIYKKLGNEKEITKLENKLKGLK, from the coding sequence ATGCCTATTTTACTGTTTTTTATATTTACTTTTATATCTACATTTACGACGCTTTATCTAAATTCAACAATAACCGTTGTAATAATGTTGATTTCTTTTTGTCTTCTATTTTATTTAGCAGTATCTGTATATGATGAAGAATATCAACAGTATGTATATTATAGTCTTATTTTTGTTTCATTTGTGCTTTCATTTATTGTGATAGTCCAGTCCTGTCTCGGAAAGACGCCAAAAGCAACCTTCCCTAATCCTAATTTGGTAGCCGGTTATATCGTCTGTGCTGCAGTGCTCATTTTTTCTTTTTTGATTTATAGTGATAAAACATTTAAGATAAAAATAGTTTATTTAGCGTTTTTTTTATTTTTTTTATACGGAGCTATACTTACAAACTCAAGAGGCGGACTCTTTTCACTATTTTGCGGGATTTTTATTACTATTTTATTAAAATATAAAAAGTGGGGAATAATAATATCTGCCGTAATTGTACTTAGCATCTTTATATTGTTACCCAAAAAAACAGTAGTAAATACTATGAAGATTGACGGAAGTGATGAATATTCGCTAAAACGACCTGAAATATGGATGGCTGCAATAAATATGATAAAAGAGAACCCTCTTTCAGGTTCGGGTCCCGGTAACTTTGAGATATTATTTAACAAGTATAATTTTCCAGTTGATAGCATCAGGTCAATAGCAAGATACGGGAAATCTACCAGATTTGCACACAACGAATTCCTGCAAATAGCAGTAGAAGGGGGAATCTTTGTTTTTGCAGCATATATATTTATTCTTATAGTTATATTCAAAAATGCAACAGTAAAGACCGCTGCTTTAACAGCGGTTTTAGCATGTTTGTTAGGACATTCGCTTGTTGATTTTAATTTACATCTTCCTGCAACTGCAATAGTTTTCATATTTTTAACAGCAAATGTTTTATATGATAAATCAGGAAACAATTTTAATTTAAAAGCAGGTTATGGTAAGTATATTAAGGTGTTTTTTGCAGTGCTATTTATTTTTAATTTATTTAATTATTATTTCAAACCCTTTGATGCAGAAAAATATAAAAATAAATTAGATAAACTTACTGATAAGGAATCTATAAAAGCAGTTGATATTTACAAGAAAATAATAAGATATTCTCCTAACGATTTCGAATACAGGCGGCTTGTTGGGGAAATGTTCTATTTAAACAATGACCGAATCGATGCAATTGAAAACCTTAAAAGAGCGATAGAGTTAAATCCTAACAATCCATTTGCAATTATGTCGCTTGCAAAAATATATTATGATGCAAATGAATTTAGCAAAGCAGATTTTTATTTAAAAAAAGTAATACAAATTGAACCTAATTATCTTATCGCAAGATATTTTCTAGCAAAAACCAGCGAGAAAAAAGATGATAATAATTCTGCGTTAAGCGAGTATAAAAATATTATATCAATAAACAAATATTTTAAAGATATTAACTCACCGTCAGGTTATGATAAGACATTGATTTCAATTGATATGGCTGAGGTTTATAATTCATTGGGGTTTCTTTATATGAAAATAGGGAGATTTAATGATGCTATTGCCAATTATAATATGTCTATTGGAATAAATTCTTCAAATTCAGATACATATTCAAATATAGCTTCATTTTATTATTTACAGAAAAATTATGATTTGGCATTAAAATATGCCAATCTAGCCGTACATTATGATGATAAAGAGCCGATTCACCTTAAAAATCTTATTTTAATATATAAAAAGCTTGGTAATGAAAAAGAAATTACAAAATTGGAGAATAAGCTTAAAGGGTTAAAATAA
- a CDS encoding glycosyltransferase family 2 protein encodes MIYLLLPVFNEANVISVVLQNISSRLPNQSYSLVVVNDGSTDDTLNILNNIQSKINLKILNHENNLGLGAAMKTGINYISSVIDKNDILITMDADNTHPADLIPQLSKKIQDGFDVVIASRYAAGGKEVGLKKIRKILSKGISMILKLLFPISAGNKDNGKGTNISDYTSGYRAYSGKILIRAKDFYGDNLIAESGFTCMVEILIKLSKINASVDEVGLVLRYDLKRGKSKIKIVKTIIRYFVLILKFKLVGNKLKIIIV; translated from the coding sequence GTGATATATTTACTCCTACCGGTGTTTAATGAAGCAAATGTAATTAGCGTAGTACTACAAAATATTTCATCACGACTTCCAAATCAATCGTATTCTTTGGTTGTCGTTAACGATGGTTCTACCGATGATACTTTAAATATCTTAAATAATATACAATCAAAAATAAATTTAAAAATATTAAATCATGAAAATAATCTTGGATTAGGTGCGGCAATGAAAACGGGTATAAATTATATTTCCAGTGTTATTGATAAAAATGATATTTTAATAACTATGGATGCTGATAATACTCATCCAGCTGATTTGATTCCACAGCTTTCAAAAAAGATACAAGATGGGTTTGATGTTGTAATTGCGTCAAGATATGCTGCCGGCGGTAAAGAAGTAGGTTTAAAAAAAATAAGAAAAATATTGAGTAAGGGGATATCAATGATATTGAAATTGTTATTCCCGATAAGTGCAGGCAACAAAGATAATGGTAAAGGAACAAATATTAGTGACTATACAAGTGGATACCGCGCATATTCCGGTAAAATACTTATAAGGGCAAAAGATTTTTACGGGGATAATTTAATAGCTGAATCTGGTTTTACTTGTATGGTTGAGATTTTGATAAAGTTGTCAAAAATCAATGCTTCAGTAGATGAGGTTGGACTTGTTTTGCGGTATGATTTAAAAAGAGGAAAAAGTAAAATAAAAATTGTTAAAACAATTATCAGGTATTTTGTTCTTATATTGAAGTTTAAATTGGTAGGGAATAAGCTAAAAATTATAATTGTTTAA